From a region of the Daphnia pulicaria isolate SC F1-1A chromosome 1, SC_F0-13Bv2, whole genome shotgun sequence genome:
- the LOC124311466 gene encoding uncharacterized protein LOC124311466: MFSRFRLRPTDANYFCFLWREVESAETIVCRMDRLPFGATCSPFIAIHTCRRAAIDAKADEKIVEVIKKKVYVDDYLSSASSVRKGLEEAVVVEKILSAADLHLQGWISNSPEFVQSIMKRDASDSSKATPPPISHSLSNTESGKVLGLVWNTLTDSLGFRVENLEEIEFTRAGIASKVASIFDPLGTAAPLIVKAKIRLRSLGMKGVNWLGAVDESDESWWKCWFAVVRQLINTSLDRCLFPEENEIENSQLHTFCDASEEAYAAVIYVRNAYRDGRIRIHQIKASNKLAPKKTISVPKLELNAALLCSRLARFVSSSISRKIDNRFFWTDSSTVRNWIRATASYYQVYVSNRVGEIQTLTEPEEWRFVPGKLNPADEATRSVIEEEGLSQRWLNGPEFLFQPGSEWPQDLPWIAVPDEMRTCRTYAAQLATDVSDWSDIPLNQSNISEFLKLEGPSYQLIERCQKESFYEEINCLKKGKAIRSTSHLLQLSPFLGPDNLLRLGGRIGHAKLPYDSIHPPILPSKHPLTERLIAVLHEHTHHAGTNFLLAKINQHFWIVRGGETVKKIRQTCPVCIRERGAPVGQLMGDLPAFRLDSYSPPFSHVAIDCFGPLETSPGRNRVFKRYGVIITCLVTRGVFLALAESLSTEDFLLVFRRFIGIYTKPATVHSDNGTNFVGAENELNSFIQELSKSGAFQQFLKVENIDWRFQPPRAPHFGGAHESLIRSTKRALYRALEIEKAGLRYPSDEMLRTLLAEVGGMLNARPLTYTSTDPADFRPLTPNDFLNRPPTYDLPPGDFSDALPRERFRYVQRTAQLFWDLWTKFYLPSLVPRKKWKTKQQNLAIGDVVLMIDSNQPRGQWKLGHIIKTFPGEDGLVRVVEVQADTGIYKRAVHRLCLLERAPKDSSTIENSQADPAEASRKISTAHCHRLRGYYCSISP; this comes from the coding sequence ATGTTTAGTCGCTTCCGTCTTCGCCCTACCGACGCCAACTACTTTTGCTTCTTGTGGAGGGAGGTGGAGTCAGCTGAAACAATCGTCTGCCGTATGGATCGCCTTCCGTTTGGAGCCACATGTTCCCCTTTTATCGCCATCCATACCTGCCGTCGAGCCGCGATTGATGCAAAGGCGGATGAGAAAATTGTGGAAGTCATCAAGAAGAAGGTATACGTCGACGACTATTTAAGTTCAGCCAGTTCCGTCAGAAAAGGATTGGAGGAAGCTGTTGTCGTCGAGAAGATACTGTCCGCCGCCGATTTGCATCTCCAAGGGTGGATTTCAAATTCACCCGAATTTGTCCAGTCAATCATGAAGCGCGACGCATCAGATTCAAGCAAAGCCACTCCGCCACCCATCAGTCATTCACTTTCGAATACCGAGAGCGGTAAGGTGCTCGGCCTGGTTTGGAACACACTGACAGATTCTCTAGGTTTCAGAGTGGAGAATCTGGAGGAGATTGAATTCACCCGTGCCGGAATCGCCAGCAAAGTGGCCAGCATCTTTGATCCTCTGGGAACGGCGGCCCCTTTAATTGTAAAGGCGAAAATTCGTTTACGATCTCTCGGGATGAAAGGAGTGAATTGGCTTGGAGCAGTGGACGAGAGCGACGAGAGCTGGTGGAAGTGCTGGTTTGCTGTCGTCCGTCAACTAATCAACACATCTTTGGATCGCTGCCTGTTTCCGGAAGAAAACGAGATCGAGAATTCACAGCTGCACACCTTCTGCGATGCGTCCGAAGAAGCCTACGCCGCCGTTATTTACGTTCGGAATGCCTACCGTGACGGAAGGATCCGCATCCATCAGATCAAGGCCAGCAACAAGTTGGCGCCGAAGAAAACTATTTCCGTCCCCAAGCTGGAATTGAATGCAGCTCTCTTATGTTCCAGATTAGCCAGATTCGTCAGCAGCTCTATTAGCCGCAAAATCGATAATCGATTTTTTTGGACCGACAGTAGCACCGTCCGGAACTGGATCAGAGCCACAGCCTCTTACTACCAGGTTTATGTATCGAATCGTGTGGGAGAAATCCAGACGCTGACCGAGCCGGAAGAATGGCGCTTCGTCCCGGGCAAGCTGAATCCAGCAGATGAAGCCACTCGATCGGTCATCGAAGAAGAAGGTCTCTCACAACGCTGGCTGAATGGTCCCGAATTTCTCTTCCAGCCGGGATCAGAATGGCCTCAAGATCTTCCTTGGATTGCTGTTCCGGACGAGATGCGTACCTGCCGAACCTATGCAGCTCAACTAGCAACAGATGTTTCCGATTGGTCCGACATCCCACTGAATCAATCCAACATCTCAGAATTCCTCAAGCTGGAGGGCCCCTCCTACCAGTTGATCGAGAGATGCCAAAAGGAGAGTTTTTATGAAGAGATAAACTGTTTGAAGAAAGGAAAGGCTATTCGTTCTACCTCCCATCTCCTCCAGCTCAGCCCATTTTTAGGACCGGATAATTTATTACGTTTGGGCGGGCGGATTGGCCACGCAAAATTGCCGTACGACTCCATCCATCCACCGATTCTACCCAGTAAGCATCCGCTGACGGAAAGGTTGATTGCCGTTCTCCACGAGCACACACATCATGCTGGAACGAACTTTCTCCTCGCGAAGATCAATCAGCATTTTTGGATCGTGAGGGGGGGAGAAACTGTGAAGAAAATACGGCAAACCTGTCCGGTGTGCATTCGAGAGAGAGGTGCTCCTGTTGGTCAGCTAATGGGAGATTTGCCAGCCTTTCGTTTGGACTCTTACTCTCCGCCATTTTCTCATGTCGCCATAGATTGTTTCGGACCATTGGAGACCAGCCCTGGGAGAAACAGAGTATTCAAGCGTTACGGCGTCATCATTACCTGCTTGGTGACTAGAGGAGTCTTTTTAGCGCTCGCGGAATCTCTCTCCACTGAAGACTTTTTGCTGGTTTTTCGGCGCTTCATAGGTATCTACACCAAACCTGCAACCGTCCACTCGGACAATGGGACTAATTTCGTGGGAGCCGAGAACGAGCttaattcatttattcaagAATTGTCAAAGAGTGGAGCGTTTCAACAGTTCCTGAAGGTGGAAAATATCGACTGGCGTTTCCAACCTCCGCGTGCTCCTCACTTTGGAGGCGCACATGAAAGTCTCATTCGCTCAACAAAACGGGCGCTCTACCGGGCTCTGGAAATCGAGAAGGCTGGTTTGCGGTATCCGTCAGATGAAATGCTTCGTACTCTATTGGCAGAAGTTGGTGGGATGCTTAATGCCCGTCCTCTAACTTACACCAGCACGGATCCAGCGGATTTTCGGCCTTTAACTCCAAACGATTTTTTGAATCGTCCGCCGACTTACGACTTACCGCCAGGAGATTTCTCAGACGCCCTGCCCCGGGAGCGTTTTCGATATGTGCAACGCACAGCTCAACTCTTCTGGGACCTCTGGACCAAATTTTACCTTCCATCGCTCGTTCCGCGGAAGAAGTGGAAGACTAAACAGCAGAATCTCGCTATAGGAGACGTCGTGTTGATGATCGATTCCAATCAGCCCCGCGGTCAATGGAAGCTCGGACATATAATCAAAACTTTCCCTGGAGAAGACGGCCTGGTCAGAGTGGTCGAGGTCCAAGCCGACACCGGAATTTATAAGAGAGCTGTTCATCGCCTGTGTCTTCTAGAACGTGCGCCGAAGGATTCCTCTACGATCGAGAATAGTCAAGCTGATCCAGCGGAGGCGAGTAGGAAGATCTCAACTGCTCATTGTCATCGCCTCAGAGGTTATTATTGTTCTATTTCACCGTAA
- the LOC124311542 gene encoding uncharacterized protein LOC124311542, translated as MPYLIHPTRSTEAQAAPAQSAQANSAMPNPGFGSSLEEDESRKVSPPAGDVELTKKRRTTVRSQITSTIRQIRASIDQCGSRGSIAGLVKHLQSLATTATLLHTDLLIVEDASENERQEEKHLMYVQQIGDAIAEADEHLKSRADEAPSVVNGGRAKRVTEEEILAAKQLIEQTRTQAEQARKRAEELQIQQQQAEEALQDLQQDDANPDNFSSVSNRGGSFTKLAADWKRKQAQQNTAPDDWIDGYANGTLKPIYTAGSRSSVKADLEPFSGRSLDWFAWIDLFRALVHDTAKSPGEKLALLHRYVRGDCLDVIHGLGGGEGAYIEALIRLKESCGRRDVMRAAHIQAIEGLELKNDPAIFKRYAEKVRTHLFDLSRIGETSSAGLIEKICLRLQLHDRLAWNDGRKGGLETRSLNTFGVWLCERAAAYQNAYSIAAEQTRAAQKPNVRFAARANPVSSKQSSTPQTSSKSASRPFCFKCEGDHKLEIFGAFKSSSVGDRVGFCAKHRLCFGCLKPRHSIRFCPQRKPCSQSGCTLFHHALLHDVNRANPDTSITARPANLLSDTGRNRRVAMGMMRLKIQDADGHWITANVFVDEGSDSTLMRQGFAKLLKLRGAHHILTVVGAGNVINHYPSQRISFGIRDSDGSIVAITCSTLHTVASDTPVTDWPVLKKRWSHLADLPVTMTGGKVDILIGTDRSPLVTALESRIGGDYEPTAVRNRFGWLIRGVVQDGTTITAVRTNTIIGSTQLAQLTDVMRQFCETENFGTEYQVAGMSEDHRKAVSILDGETRKLNVGYEVPITWREGEPNLMCNRRMADDRFKSLLRRFERDPEFEADYRKAMQKNFEKGYASLLSGTAAEEAKYLLQGSV; from the coding sequence ATGCCTTATCTGATTCATCCAACTAGATCAACCGAAGCCCAGGCAGCTCCTGCCCAATCAGCTCAAGCCAATTCAGCCATGCCGAATCCTGGTTTCGGATCCAGcttagaagaagacgaaagtcGAAAGGTGAGCCCACCTGCTGGAGATGTCGAGCTCACAAAGAAGAGGAGAACCACCGTCCGCAGTCAGATCACCTCGACGATTCGACAGATTCGTGCCAGTATCGATCAGTGTGGATCGCGTGGAAGTATAGCTGGCCTCGTCAAACACCTCCAGAGCTTAGCAACAACAGCTACACTCTTGCACACTGACTTGCTTATAGTCGAAGATGCAAGTGAGAACGAAAGGCAAGAGGAAAAACATTTGATGTATGTTCAACAGATAGGGGACGCGATCGCCGAAGCTGATGAACACCTGAAGTCAAGAGCTGACGAAGCCCCTTCGGTAGTGAACGGCGGACGCGCTAAGAGAGTAACCGAAGAGGAGATTCTCGCAGCAAAGCAACTGATCGAGCAGACCCGTACACAAGCAGAGCAGGCTCGGAAGCGAGCGGAGGAACTTCagattcaacaacaacaagcagaGGAGGCTCTCCAAGATCTACAGCAAGACGATGCCAACCCCGACAACTTCTCTTCCGTCAGCAATAGGGGCGGATCATTTACGAAATTGGCAGCAGATTGGAAACGAAAACAAGCCCAGCAGAATACCGCTCCCGACGATTGGATTGACGGGTATGCCAACGGAACATTGAAACCTATCTACACAGCGGGATCCCGATCGTCAGTGAAAGCAGACCTAGAGCCCTTTTCCGGAAGATCCCTGGACTGGTTCGCGTGGATCGACCTTTTCCGCGCTTTAGTTCACGACACAGCAAAATCACCAGGGGAAAAGTTGGCGTTGCTTCATCGTTACGTGAGAGGAGATTGTCTCGACGTGATCCATGGcctaggaggaggagaaggagcttATATTGAGGCTCTGATACGCCTCAAGGAGTCATGTGGTCGGCGCGATGTGATGCGGGCCGCTCATATACAAGCCATAGAAGGCCTCGAACTCAAAAACGATCCCGCCATCTTTAAAAGGTACGCTGAAAAGGTACGGACTCATCTGTTTGACCTCTCTCGTATTGGGGAGACGTCTTCTGCGggattgattgagaagatttgCTTGAGGCTTCAGCTACACGACCGTCTAGCATGGAACGATGGCCGAAAAGGAGGTTTGGAGACAAGAAGCTTAAATACGTTTGGAGTTTGGCTTTGTGAGAGGGCTGCTGCCTATCAAAACGCTTACAGTATAGCGGCTGAACAGACGAGAGCGGCTCAGAAACCCAACGTACGCTTTGCTGCCCGTGCTAACCCAGTTTCTTCCAAACAATCATCCACGCCACAAACCTCATCGAAATCCGCTTCACGCCCGTTTTGTTTCAAGTGTGAAGGTGATCATAAACTCGAGATTTTCGGCGCCTTTAAATCATCTTCTGTAGGGGATCGTGTCGGCTTCTGTGCAAAGCATCGACTGTGTTTTGGTTGTCTGAAACCAAGACATTCGATCCGTTTCTGTCCTCAACGGAAGCCCTGTAGTCAATCCGGCTGCACCTTGTTTCATCACGCGCTACTACACGACGTCAATCGAGCTAATCCGGATACTTCCATCACTGCGCGTCCAGCTAATCTACTCAGCGACACCGGAAGAAATCGAAGAGTGGCGATGGGAATGATGCGGCTCAAGATACAAGATGCAGACGGGCACTGGATAACGGCAAATGTTTTCGTGGATGAAGGAAGCGACTCCACCTTGATGCGGCAAGGATTCGCCAAACTCTTGAAGCTTCGTGGCGCTCATCACATCCTTACCGTCGTCGGAGCCGGGAACGTCATCAACCACTACCCCTCCCAGCGAATCAGTTTCGGCATTAGAGACTCAGATGGATCTATCGTCGCCATTACCTGCTCAACGTTACACACCGTGGCCAGTGATACACCTGTAACCGATTGGCCAGTTCTAAAGAAACGTTGGAGCCATCTAGCTGATCTACCAGTGACGATGACAGGTGGTAAAGTGGACATATTAATCGGTACTGATCGTTCTCCTCTCGTCACAGCATTGGAATCAAGAATTGGCGGTGATTATGAACCTACGGCAGTCCGAAACAGGTTCGGGTGGTTGATCCGAGGAGTGGTGCAGGATGGAACCACAATCACAGCTGTCAGAACCAACACCATCATCGGATCGACCCAATTGGCTCAACTTACCGACGTGATGAGACAATTCTGCGAGACAGAAAATTTCGGCACCGAATATCAAGTCGCCGGGATGTCGGAAGATCATCGAAAGGCCGTCTCAATTTTAGACGGTGAAACCCGGAAGTTGAATGTGGGATATGAAGTGCCCATTACGTGGCGAGAAGGGGAGCCGAATTTGATGTGCAATCGTCGGATGGCCGACGACCGGTTCAAGAGTCTGCTGCGCCGATTTGAACGCGATCCAGAGTTCGAAGCCGATTACAGAAAAGCCATGCAGAAGAATTTTGAAAAGGGCTACGCATCTTTACTATCCGGTACAGCTGCAGAAGAAGCGAAATACTTACTACAGGGAAGTGTTTAA